Proteins found in one Chiloscyllium plagiosum isolate BGI_BamShark_2017 chromosome 23, ASM401019v2, whole genome shotgun sequence genomic segment:
- the LOC122561443 gene encoding formin-like protein 5 has product MEALLDGVVERRGVLVPEDWQEWTHHHTMSAWWEITTQVSDTTPDHWLGSIVPYRCPQGDSLEPGGAQPEQRDLFLEPAQFPSRRVQIWPDSPPPPPTTPPTRPPTAPPPPTTPPSVPPPPTTPPSVPPPPTTPPSAPPPPTTPPSVPPPPTTPPSVPPPPTTPPSVPPPPTTPPSVPPPPTTPPSVPPPPTTPPSVPPPPTTPPSVPPPPTTPPSVPPPPTTPPSVPPPPTTPPSVPPPPTTPPSVPPPPTTPPSVPPPPTTPPSVPPPPTTPPSVPPPPTTPPSVPPPPTT; this is encoded by the exons ATGGAGGCACTTTTGGATGGGGTAGTGGAGCGAAGAGGAGTTCtcgtcccagaggactggcaggAGTGGACACATCACCACACTATGTCAGCCTGGTGGGAGATCACCACACAG GTGTCAGATACAACTCCAGACCACTGGCTGGGAAGCATTGTGCCTTACAGGTGCCCACAAGGAGACAGCTTGGAGCCAGGAGGTGCCCAACCAGAGCAAAGGGATCTCTTCCTGGAGCCTGCACAGTTTCCATCCAGGAGAGTGCAGATATGGCCAgattctccaccacctcctccaactacacctccaactAGACCTCCAACTGCACCACCTCCTCCAACTACACCTCCATCTGTACCACCTCCTCCAACTACACCCCCATCTGTACCACCTCCTCCAACTACACCCCCAtcagcaccacctcctccaaCTACACCTCCATCTGTACCACCTCCTCCAACTACACCTCCATCTGTACCACCTCCTCCAACTACACCTCCATCTGTACCACCTCCTCCAACTACACCTCCATCTGTACCACCTCCTCCAACTACACCTCCATCTGTACCACCTCCTCCAACTACACCTCCATCTGTACCACCTCCTCCAACTACACCTCCATCTGTACCACCTCCTCCAACTACACCTCCATCTGTACCACCTCCTCCAACTACACCTCCATCTGTACCACCTCCTCCAACTACACCTCCATCTGTACCACCTCCTCCAACTACACCTCCATCTGTACCACCTCCTCCAACTACACCTCCATCTGTACCACCTCCTCCAACTACACCTCCATCTGTACCACCTCCTCCAACTACACCTCCATCCGTACCACCTCCTCCAACTACACCTCCATCTGTACCGCCTCCTCCAACTACA